A single window of Cataglyphis hispanica isolate Lineage 1 chromosome 2, ULB_Chis1_1.0, whole genome shotgun sequence DNA harbors:
- the LOC126855883 gene encoding uracil phosphoribosyltransferase homolog — MGSTDTATKLLNDSYEIEEYGMNLKILPCNNQVKELQTILRDRNTTRSDFKFYADRLIRLVIEESLNQLPFTKCVVTTPTGAKYKGLKYQKGNCGVSIVRSGEAMEQGLRDCCRSIRIGKILVESDADTHEARVVYAKFPDDISERKVLLMYPIMSTGNTVIKAIAVLKEHNVLEENIILSNLFCTPIAAKSLVTAFPKMKILTSEIHTVAPNHFGQKYFGCTRVVVETPNIQEKDN, encoded by the exons ATGGGAAGTACGGACACCGCAACGAAATTGTTGAACGATAGTTACGAAATCGAGGAATACGGGATGAACCTGAAGATTCTACCCTGCAACAATCAGGTGAAAGAGTTGCAAACCATTTTGCGAGATAG GAATACCACAAGGAGCGATTTCAAGTTTTATGCTGATCGTTTG atcaGATTAGTTATCGAAGAGAGTTTGAACCAATTGCCTTTTACAAAATGTGTGGTGACAACTCCAACTGGTGCCAAATATAAAGGTTTAAAATATCAGAAGGGAAATTGTGGTGTATCTATAGTAAGAAGCGGAGAGGCTATGGAACag GGTCTACGAGATTGTTGTCGTAGTATCAGAATTGGTAAAATATTGGTAGAAAGTGATGCAGACACACATGAAGCTAGAGTAGTTTATGCTAAATTCCCAGATGATATATCTGAAAGAAAGGTTTTATTGATGTATCCAATAATGA GTACAGGAAATACTGTCATAAAAGCTATAGCTGTACTGAAAGAGCATAATGTGctcgaagaaaatattatcctATCAAATTTGTTTTGTACACCAATTGCGGCCAAATCTCTAGTCACTGCCTTTCCTAAG atgaaGATTTTAACTTCAGAGATCCATACTGTCGCACCAAATCATTTTGGACAAAAATACTTTG